The following coding sequences are from one Streptomyces dengpaensis window:
- a CDS encoding glycosyltransferase family 4 protein: MRVVIVTESFPPDVNGVAHCALQTARHLVDRGHAPLVVAPATAAGTGPDAQAPCPVVRVPSIPLPGYPQVRVALPSRRVAAAITEHRADIVHLASPFVLGVRGMAAAARLGIPAVAVYQTDLAGYARTYISAGEATAWRRIRSVHAAADRTLAPSSAALHDLEAHGVPRVQLWPRGVDTVRFRPDLRDEALRRELAPNGEVIVGYVGRLAPEKHVELLSGVCGLDGVRVVVVGDGPSHHTLTEALPGAVFLGRRTGDELARIFASLDVFAHTGPFETFCQTVQEAMASGVPVVAPAAGGPLDLVAHGRTGLLVPPGDAAAVRDAVGALVSDPAQRAAYGAAARAMVEGRTWAAVVDQLIGHYADVLAARKLVAA; encoded by the coding sequence ATGCGTGTCGTCATCGTGACCGAATCCTTTCCCCCCGATGTGAACGGCGTGGCCCACTGCGCGCTCCAGACCGCCCGACACCTCGTCGATCGCGGTCACGCTCCCCTCGTCGTCGCCCCGGCCACCGCGGCCGGGACCGGGCCCGACGCCCAGGCGCCGTGTCCCGTCGTCCGTGTCCCCTCCATTCCGCTCCCGGGCTACCCCCAGGTCCGCGTCGCCCTCCCCAGCCGACGCGTCGCCGCGGCGATCACCGAACACCGCGCCGACATCGTCCACCTGGCCAGCCCCTTCGTCCTCGGCGTCCGCGGCATGGCGGCCGCCGCCCGGCTCGGCATCCCCGCCGTAGCCGTCTACCAGACCGACCTCGCCGGCTACGCCCGTACGTACATCAGCGCGGGCGAGGCCACCGCGTGGCGGCGCATCCGCTCCGTCCACGCGGCGGCCGACCGGACGCTCGCCCCGTCCAGCGCGGCCCTGCACGACCTGGAGGCACACGGTGTGCCCCGGGTGCAGCTGTGGCCGCGCGGTGTGGACACCGTCCGCTTCCGCCCCGACCTCCGGGACGAGGCCTTGCGCCGTGAACTGGCGCCCAACGGTGAGGTGATCGTCGGCTACGTCGGCCGGCTCGCTCCCGAGAAGCACGTCGAACTCCTCTCCGGCGTCTGCGGCCTGGACGGCGTGCGCGTCGTGGTCGTGGGCGACGGGCCGAGCCACCACACCCTCACCGAGGCGCTGCCCGGCGCCGTCTTCCTCGGGCGTCGCACCGGCGACGAACTCGCCCGGATCTTCGCCTCGCTGGACGTCTTCGCGCACACCGGCCCCTTCGAGACCTTCTGCCAGACCGTGCAGGAGGCCATGGCGAGCGGGGTGCCGGTCGTGGCGCCCGCCGCGGGCGGACCGCTCGACCTGGTGGCCCACGGGCGTACGGGGCTTCTGGTACCGCCGGGCGACGCGGCCGCCGTACGCGACGCGGTGGGGGCTCTGGTCTCCGATCCGGCGCAGCGGGCCGCCTACGGCGCCGCGGCGCGCGCCATGGTCGAGGGCCGTACCTGGGCCGCCGTGGTCGACCAGCTGATCGGGCACTACGCCGATGTGCTCGCCGCGCGGAAGCTGGTGGCGGCATGA
- a CDS encoding SGNH/GDSL hydrolase family protein: MRPVRFVSLGDSLTEGMGDPVGDGWRGWAALLADGLEPSVEFTNLAVSGAQTRDVMERQTPAALALKPDVVSVVIGVNDTLRRTFDIHAVAARLDEVYAAFRAQGAVLLTACLPDPGSMLGLPAALERPLARRQLAVNTVVHALSERYGAVHLHAAEGAWLRDRAMWSADRLHPGERGHRQLALRFHALLAKQGIATGAAPSAEPEFPPPTRSASLWWLATAGTAWVARRCTDLLPQLLTLAAAEVRHRVGGTSARLDLSAAHAVASALAALSVAEQADAA, from the coding sequence ATGAGACCCGTTCGGTTCGTGTCCCTCGGGGACTCGCTCACGGAAGGCATGGGCGACCCCGTGGGCGACGGCTGGCGAGGGTGGGCCGCGCTGCTCGCCGATGGGCTCGAGCCGTCCGTCGAGTTCACCAACCTCGCGGTGAGCGGGGCCCAGACACGCGACGTCATGGAGCGGCAGACACCGGCGGCGCTGGCCCTGAAGCCGGACGTGGTGTCCGTCGTGATCGGCGTGAACGACACGCTGCGGCGCACCTTCGACATCCATGCCGTGGCCGCCCGGCTCGACGAGGTGTATGCGGCGTTCCGCGCGCAGGGCGCCGTACTGCTGACCGCCTGTCTGCCGGATCCCGGTTCGATGCTCGGGCTGCCGGCCGCGCTGGAACGGCCGCTGGCCCGGCGGCAGCTGGCCGTCAACACGGTCGTGCACGCACTGTCCGAGCGCTACGGGGCGGTGCACCTGCACGCGGCGGAGGGCGCCTGGCTGCGGGACCGTGCGATGTGGAGCGCGGACCGGCTGCATCCGGGCGAGCGGGGGCACCGGCAACTCGCCCTCCGCTTCCACGCGTTGCTCGCGAAGCAGGGCATCGCCACCGGGGCCGCACCCTCGGCCGAGCCCGAGTTCCCGCCGCCCACGCGGTCGGCCAGCCTGTGGTGGCTGGCCACCGCGGGGACGGCGTGGGTGGCCCGGCGGTGCACGGACCTGCTGCCGCAGCTCCTCACCCTCGCCGCGGCCGAGGTGCGTCACCGGGTGGGCGGCACCAGCGCACGCCTCGACCTCAGCGCCGCGCATGCCGTCGCGTCCGCGCTGGCCGCCCTGTCGGTGGCCGAACAGGCGGACGCGGCATGA
- a CDS encoding glycosyltransferase has translation MSLRIVRLANFVAPASGGLRTALRELGTGYQAAGHEPVLIIPGERESDRETEQGRVITLPGPLLPGTGGYRVLTDKRRVARLLESLAPDRLEVSDRTTLRWTGVWARRARVPAVMVSHETADGVLRTWGLPEGMARRAADALNVRTAHTYSRVVCTTEFAEREFVRIGARNVVRAPLGVDLVGRHPTLRDPGQRARYARADEALLVMCSRLSVEKRPGTALDALEALLRRGQRAVLVVAGDGPLKARLEQRAQERRLPVTFLGHVSDRAELGALQASADVCLAPGPAETFGLAALEAMACGTPVVASAMSALPEVVGSAGATAADSGDSFADAVRLLLGRSEGERREAARARAECFGWDAAVEGFLAAHDAAVPAPRLQEGVG, from the coding sequence ATGAGCTTGCGCATCGTTCGGCTCGCCAACTTCGTCGCCCCCGCGTCCGGCGGCCTGCGCACGGCCCTCCGGGAGCTGGGCACCGGCTACCAGGCGGCCGGGCACGAGCCGGTGCTCATCATCCCCGGTGAGCGAGAGAGCGACCGCGAGACCGAGCAGGGGCGGGTGATCACGCTGCCCGGGCCGCTGCTGCCCGGGACGGGTGGCTACCGCGTGCTCACGGACAAGCGGCGGGTGGCCCGGCTCCTGGAGTCGCTCGCCCCCGACCGCCTCGAAGTCTCCGACCGGACCACCCTGCGCTGGACCGGCGTGTGGGCACGCCGGGCCCGGGTGCCCGCCGTGATGGTCTCCCACGAGACCGCCGACGGCGTGCTGCGGACCTGGGGGCTCCCCGAGGGGATGGCCCGCCGGGCCGCGGACGCCCTCAACGTCCGTACGGCGCACACCTACTCCCGGGTCGTGTGCACCACGGAGTTCGCCGAGCGCGAGTTCGTGCGCATCGGTGCCCGCAACGTCGTACGCGCCCCCCTGGGCGTCGATCTCGTGGGACGGCACCCCACGCTGCGGGACCCCGGACAGCGCGCCCGCTACGCGCGCGCGGACGAGGCGTTGCTCGTGATGTGCTCCCGGCTGTCCGTCGAGAAGCGGCCGGGTACGGCACTCGACGCGCTGGAGGCGCTGCTGCGGCGCGGACAGCGTGCGGTGCTCGTCGTCGCCGGGGACGGACCGCTGAAGGCGCGGCTCGAACAGCGCGCCCAGGAGCGGAGGTTGCCCGTCACCTTCCTCGGACACGTCTCCGACCGTGCCGAACTCGGTGCGCTGCAGGCCTCGGCCGACGTGTGCCTGGCTCCTGGGCCCGCCGAGACGTTCGGGCTCGCCGCCCTGGAGGCGATGGCCTGCGGCACGCCCGTGGTCGCCAGCGCGATGTCCGCCCTGCCGGAGGTCGTCGGGTCCGCGGGGGCCACCGCGGCCGACAGCGGGGACTCCTTCGCGGACGCGGTGCGCCTCCTGCTGGGGCGCTCCGAGGGCGAGCGCAGGGAGGCCGCACGCGCGCGTGCGGAGTGTTTTGGATGGGACGCCGCTGTAGAGGGCTTTCTCGCCGCGCACGACGCGGCGGTCCCGGCACCGCGCCTGCAGGAGGGCGTCGGATGA